The Listeria welshimeri serovar 6b str. SLCC5334 genome has a window encoding:
- a CDS encoding LacI family DNA-binding transcriptional regulator, whose product MKKTSIKDIAKLSGVSVATVSRVINDNGRFSEETRQKVLAVIKETNYQMNFSAKSLRMNKSFSVGILVPDISNYFFSSVVQQMEAILFEQGYSTIICNTGRNLDKELAYLNMLESKMVDGLIVISGADEFGFNYSNAENGIPYVCIDRQPKDKKDTIFISSNHYQGAFEATEALIHAGAKSPVIFMHSRQSSSAKERLKGFQDALKKNNIQMNPELSIFTMDLQKPDYQKNIATFVQKAKKIDGIFAINDHIAIELLNFLPTIGKKIPDDIKLIGFDDTPQCNYTVPKLSSVKQNIPEIAQITVDNLISIIKNPEQQKQITEIVPVELSLRGSI is encoded by the coding sequence ATGAAAAAAACTTCTATAAAGGATATTGCTAAATTAAGCGGTGTTTCCGTCGCAACCGTTTCTCGTGTCATCAATGATAATGGTCGCTTTTCAGAAGAAACTCGCCAGAAAGTATTAGCTGTCATAAAAGAAACCAACTACCAAATGAATTTTAGTGCAAAAAGTTTGCGGATGAATAAATCTTTTTCTGTTGGCATTTTAGTTCCTGATATTAGCAATTATTTTTTCTCTAGTGTCGTCCAACAAATGGAAGCTATTTTATTCGAGCAAGGATATTCTACAATCATCTGTAATACCGGTCGTAATTTAGATAAAGAATTAGCTTATTTAAACATGTTAGAAAGCAAAATGGTCGATGGGCTTATCGTTATTTCAGGAGCAGATGAATTTGGTTTTAACTATTCTAATGCCGAAAATGGTATTCCCTATGTGTGTATTGACCGCCAACCAAAAGATAAAAAAGATACTATTTTCATCTCATCAAATCACTATCAAGGTGCCTTCGAAGCAACAGAAGCATTGATTCATGCTGGTGCAAAATCTCCCGTTATCTTTATGCACAGTAGACAATCATCATCTGCAAAAGAGCGTTTAAAAGGATTTCAAGATGCTCTAAAGAAAAATAATATACAAATGAATCCTGAATTGTCTATATTTACAATGGACTTGCAAAAACCCGATTATCAAAAAAACATTGCTACTTTTGTCCAAAAAGCAAAAAAAATAGATGGTATTTTTGCGATTAATGACCATATCGCGATTGAGTTATTGAATTTCTTGCCAACTATTGGAAAAAAAATACCTGATGATATTAAGTTAATTGGATTCGATGATACCCCGCAGTGCAATTACACCGTTCCAAAATTAAGTAGTGTTAAACAAAATATTCCTGAAATTGCTCAAATAACCGTGGATAATTTGATTTCTATTATTAAAAATCCCGAACAACAAAAACAAATTACTGAAATAGTTCCCGTCGAATTATCTTTAAGAGGCTCTATTTAA
- a CDS encoding MucBP domain-containing protein: MKKAFKCLSIVAISLSVIGGSPLTSLAFENDKQTSNEEQSQLRAEKASTDIVSSQDLGNQAWLINEVNRQLSPKKVGVDLTFEDLNKITKISLSNRGLTGEVPPEIKNLVSLQTLLLYSNNLTGTIPSELGELKNLTELRLDYNQLSGTIPDGLGNIASISLQNNKLVGQIPLSLYENRVGTNEVNVAGNQVTLNSKQEIPSVYTPYTFVYTESNPNVGGQIKATNSFLSNLTNDMNFTPFSSGSPTFIDLKVINMFDSALFAGHNVTITDTNNGKQLYDGELTSDVSIPLTNLTSGIHVLSIVLDNATQNPHNQVTILIDILPVAAADLTVKYIDETGVEIRESQTVSGNIGDFFDVTTPEYKLEIDKYELDSSKLPTNGIGTLSQEAQMVTYVYNKVDGAPVTVKYVDQDGKELSPSDTLTGKIDEPYKTEAKDIAGFTIDESKLPANANGNFVAEAQTVTYVYNKIPASIKAHDSTIYVGDQWNAEDNFDSALDNFGKPVSFSDVNVEGTVDVSKVGVYPVTYTFDGESVTVNITVKSKAIPEPPITPEPPTKPITPVSPNNPTTDVQKVPTKKADTLKITPEKHKQSTVASKLKLPTTGDNLFDSVMYSVFGLIVVCVGFSLFFSRKKQH, translated from the coding sequence CAATCACAACTGAGGGCAGAAAAAGCAAGTACAGACATAGTTTCATCTCAAGATTTAGGAAATCAAGCATGGTTAATCAATGAGGTGAACAGACAGTTATCTCCAAAAAAGGTTGGTGTTGATTTAACTTTTGAAGATTTAAATAAAATAACAAAAATTTCCTTAAGCAATAGAGGATTAACAGGAGAAGTTCCACCAGAAATTAAAAATCTTGTATCTCTTCAAACTTTACTCTTATATTCTAATAATTTAACTGGTACGATTCCTTCTGAACTAGGAGAACTAAAGAATCTAACCGAGCTAAGATTAGATTATAACCAATTATCAGGTACAATTCCTGATGGACTTGGGAATATTGCATCTATTTCTTTGCAAAACAATAAATTAGTTGGTCAAATACCATTAAGCTTATATGAAAATAGAGTAGGAACAAATGAAGTAAATGTTGCTGGAAATCAAGTAACACTTAATAGTAAACAAGAAATCCCAAGCGTATACACGCCATATACTTTTGTTTACACTGAGAGTAATCCAAACGTAGGTGGCCAAATTAAAGCAACAAATAGTTTTTTATCGAATTTAACAAATGATATGAATTTCACACCATTTTCATCAGGTAGTCCCACTTTTATTGATTTAAAAGTAATAAATATGTTTGACTCTGCTTTGTTTGCAGGTCACAACGTTACAATAACGGATACCAATAATGGCAAACAGCTTTATGATGGAGAATTGACTTCAGATGTGAGTATTCCGTTAACAAATTTAACCTCGGGAATTCATGTATTAAGTATTGTGCTTGATAACGCCACACAAAATCCCCATAATCAAGTTACTATTTTAATCGATATTTTACCAGTCGCAGCAGCAGATTTAACTGTTAAATATATAGATGAAACAGGGGTAGAAATCCGTGAGTCTCAAACAGTTAGTGGAAACATTGGTGATTTTTTTGATGTAACAACTCCTGAATATAAATTAGAAATCGATAAATATGAATTAGACAGCTCTAAACTTCCAACAAATGGCATTGGAACGCTAAGTCAGGAAGCACAAATGGTCACTTATGTTTACAATAAAGTAGACGGCGCGCCTGTCACAGTGAAATATGTTGATCAAGATGGTAAAGAGCTATCTCCTTCTGATACTTTGACAGGTAAAATAGATGAACCATACAAAACAGAAGCAAAAGACATAGCAGGATTTACAATTGATGAAAGTAAGCTACCAGCGAATGCAAATGGGAATTTTGTAGCAGAAGCTCAAACAGTCACTTATGTGTATAATAAAATACCAGCTTCTATTAAAGCACATGATTCCACTATTTATGTTGGTGATCAGTGGAATGCGGAGGATAATTTTGACAGTGCATTAGATAATTTTGGTAAGCCAGTTTCATTCAGTGATGTAAATGTAGAGGGTACGGTAGATGTATCGAAAGTAGGCGTTTATCCTGTCACTTATACTTTTGACGGGGAATCGGTCACTGTTAATATAACCGTAAAATCAAAAGCAATTCCAGAACCACCAATAACACCAGAACCACCAACAAAACCTATCACACCAGTAAGCCCTAATAATCCAACAACAGATGTACAAAAAGTACCAACCAAGAAAGCTGATACGTTGAAAATCACACCTGAAAAACATAAACAATCGACAGTAGCAAGTAAATTAAAACTTCCTACTACTGGAGACAATCTCTTTGATAGTGTTATGTATAGTGTATTTGGTTTAATCGTTGTCTGTGTAGGATTTAGTTTATTCTTCTCGCGTAAAAAACAACATTAA